The Budorcas taxicolor isolate Tak-1 chromosome 2, Takin1.1, whole genome shotgun sequence genome window below encodes:
- the HBA1 gene encoding hemoglobin subunit alpha → MVLSAADKSNVKAAWGKVGSNAGTYGAEALERMFLSFPTTKTYFPHFDLSHGSAQVKGHGEKVAAALTKAVGHLDDLPGTLSDLSDLHAHKLRVDPVNFKLLSHSLLVTLACHLPSDFTPAVHASLDKFLASVSTVLTSKYR, encoded by the exons ATGGTGCTGTCTGCCGCCGACAAGTCCAATGTCAAGGCCGCCTGGGGCAAGGTTGGCAGCAACGCTGGAACTTATGGCGCAGAGGCTCTGGAGAG GATGTTCCTGAGCTTCCCCACCACCAAGACCTACTTCCCCCACTTCGACCTGAGCCACGGCTCCGCCCAGGTCAAGGGCCACGGCGAGAAGGTGGCCGCCGCGCTGACCAAAGCGGTGGGCCACCTGGACGACCTGCCCGGTACCCTGTCTGATCTGAGTGACCTGCACGCCCACAAGCTGCGTGTGGACCCGGTCAACTTCAAG CTTCTGAGCCACTCCCTGCTGGTGACCCTGGCCTGCCACCTCCCCAGTGATTTCACCCCCGCGGTCCACGCCTCCCTGGACAAGTTCTTGGCCAGCGTGAGCACCGTGCTGACCTCCAAATACCGTTAA
- the HBQ1 gene encoding hemoglobin subunit theta-1 gives MVLAPADRAAVLALWRKLGTNVGIYTTEALERTFVAFPSSKTYFLHLNLSPGSAQVRAHGQKVANALILAVNHLDDLPRTLSYLRELHTHKLRVDPVFFKLLCHCLLVTLARHYPGDFSPNMHASLVRFLNHVISALAPSSG, from the exons ATGGTGCTGGCGCCGGCGGACCGCGCTGCAGTGCTCGCGTTGTGGCGGAAGCTCGGGACCAACGTCGGCATCTACACGACGGAGGCCCTGGAGAG GACCTTCGTGGCCTTCCCTTCCTCCAAGACCTACTTCCTTCACCTAAACTTGAGCCCCGGCTCCGCCCAGGTCAGAGCCCACGGCCAGAAGGTGGCCAACGCGCTGATCCTGGCCGTGAACCACCTGGACGACCTGCCGCGCACCCTGTCGTACCTTCGCGAGCTGCACACGCACAAGCTGCGCGTGGACCCGGTCTTTTTCAAG CTGCTGTGCCACTGCCTGCTGGTGACCCTCGCCCGGCACTACCCCGGAGACTTCAGCCCCAACATGCACGCTTCACTGGTCAGGTTTCTGAACCACGTGATCTCGGCGCTGGCCCCCAGCAGTGGCTAA